A window from Streptomyces subrutilus encodes these proteins:
- a CDS encoding AAA family ATPase: MIDRLAMRNFKAFREIELPLGALTLLTGLNSSGKSTVLQALGLLHQSYVAGDLDQVAEIAVAFAEGRTPDEDHGNGFLLNSELVGLGTGQDVLHEDFTGEDPAITLGVTEGRYRYAWTVGYAPEQNLLPLIATDLPLVTEGVARPDGDAAVQPAWFTAGFQYLHADRITPAEFYPRDHHAVIGRGFLGARGEHTVNYLRHHAKDEVPEGPLRHPGTRSRFLLDQVAAWMGDLCPGVDIQADAIAGADVVQLSYGFEGSIGPSLRRRPGNVGFGLTYVLPVVVACLTARPGSLILLENPEAHLHPQGQTRMAGLAAAAAAHGVQLVVETHSDHVINGVRLAVKQGRLTPEQVVLHFFRGDGTGVDVVSPQVDRDGLLDQWPEGFFDELENTLDQLIG; the protein is encoded by the coding sequence GTGATCGACCGGCTCGCCATGCGGAACTTCAAGGCGTTCCGCGAGATCGAACTTCCGCTGGGAGCGCTGACTCTCCTCACCGGGCTCAACTCCTCGGGCAAGAGCACGGTGCTCCAGGCCCTCGGCCTGCTGCACCAGTCCTATGTAGCAGGGGACCTCGACCAGGTGGCGGAGATCGCCGTCGCCTTCGCCGAGGGGCGCACGCCCGACGAGGACCACGGCAACGGCTTCCTCCTCAACAGCGAACTCGTCGGACTCGGCACCGGACAGGACGTCCTCCACGAGGACTTCACCGGTGAAGACCCGGCCATCACGCTCGGTGTCACCGAGGGGCGGTACCGGTACGCCTGGACCGTCGGATACGCGCCCGAACAGAACCTGCTACCACTGATCGCCACTGACCTGCCGCTCGTCACCGAGGGTGTGGCCCGGCCGGACGGGGACGCGGCGGTTCAGCCGGCGTGGTTCACGGCCGGGTTCCAGTACCTGCACGCCGACCGCATCACGCCGGCCGAGTTCTACCCGCGCGACCACCACGCTGTCATCGGCCGCGGCTTCCTGGGTGCCAGGGGCGAGCACACCGTCAACTACCTCCGCCACCATGCGAAGGACGAGGTGCCGGAAGGTCCGCTGCGCCACCCGGGGACCCGGTCCAGGTTCCTCCTGGACCAGGTGGCGGCCTGGATGGGGGACTTGTGCCCCGGAGTGGACATCCAGGCGGATGCCATCGCAGGCGCCGACGTCGTCCAGCTCTCGTACGGCTTCGAGGGTTCCATCGGGCCCAGCCTGCGCCGCCGCCCCGGGAACGTCGGCTTCGGCCTGACCTACGTCCTGCCGGTCGTGGTCGCTTGTCTCACGGCCCGGCCCGGCTCCTTGATCCTCTTGGAGAACCCCGAAGCCCACCTGCACCCGCAGGGCCAGACCCGCATGGCTGGCCTGGCGGCGGCCGCCGCTGCGCACGGGGTGCAGCTGGTAGTGGAGACCCACAGCGACCACGTGATCAACGGGGTCCGGCTCGCGGTGAAACAGGGGCGGCTCACCCCGGAGCAGGTGGTCCTGCACTTCTTCCGCGGGGACGGCACCGGGGTGGACGTCGTCAGCCCCCAGGTCGACCGGGACGGGCTGCTCGACCAGTGGCCCGAGGGATTCTTCGACGAGCTGGAGAACACGCTCGACCAGCTGATCGGCTGA
- a CDS encoding DEAD/DEAH box helicase, which yields MRPTLAADQVRASLSQYLATTYALADEGTRGALEGFLADPEDGIFRGPYLRVRTPFRSARGEEWKRHLTWYPEKPFTPHRHQELAWERLSTLHGPARPTLVTTGTGSGKTESFLIPVLDHCLRQRQAGQEGVKAILLYPMNALATDQAHRINDRLADPKDARLREGGVQAALYIGDKPSQEFKQANPRIAVDREEIRRTRPDILITNYKMLDLLLQRPEDQRLWQDGALAYIVLDEFHTYDGAQGTDVAMLLRRLGAVSGLAEPGRPLGPVCPVATSATLGENGSGGRPQGQTGPTMLEVAEQVFGVPFPPDSVIGEDRATTREFAGESDFSLPFPDPYEIADLPDPTRDPGVLDELMARFTGERGLTPEELGGRLRSHRLTAAVLEVLDGSPRSINEVIEALPRYAYHWGMAVKHRPDKAATALARYIALLSHARDPDPERPGRPLLSIEIHHWVRSVSRVLRGITPARAVFRWDDERVTSHGRLARKPLAEAPRSSPYNGEETAVPADDSAPPPAEVFLPAVFCRECGRSGWAAYSPEIDPADLDLNATKIRRASVGRDKRRVRNMIAATEQEVHEAAFSGAERPRGGPAVMVLEGTGGRLRPLSPESDFLPAAEEEDGTPRRAKPLHGAAFVLADLAGDRAAETDQCPACRTFNSIRYLGTGLAALASAAITQLFTGGELDKTLKENKTLLFNDSVQDAAHRAGYVASRSYTFSLRALLASRIDEEEPITVSDLAADIIADVVDSKAVQAAVIPPDLHVFPGVDTLLAGRSRGSRATWELIAQRLAFAAVMEFGLRSRQGRTLELTRTVAGNVPLADPEAVADLVGDLLRTTPDEIALPDGSTPGPDRYLGFVRGLLERMRTRGAVRHAWLDPWLDQAGVRRWPIWGGRTPGMPAFPPGVSAPSFLLGSPKQGSEDFDVLTGRLGWYQDWTVRALGLRRPEAATDLLVRLLPALADTGVLSARTAQDGTTRVYGLQPGHIEVRRLADDLVADATAHCPRCFWEQTVHPDLADQWHGQPCPRYRCGGLLSTGRDLATGMRQRDFTEDFYRRMYREAGVFTINTAEHTGTLSRAKREAVEKAFRDGTDVHYANPQVLSCTPTLELGIDIGDLSAVILGSLPKGPANYIQRVGRAGRSTGNAYLLTMVDRGPRDRYYLEDPRMMIAGEIQPPGCYLSASEILRRQYLAHLLDLAGAGRLQAAATGDRPVTSLPRLAVELFRDSSWRTEFTEAALAHGARLVGDFLALFPPHDEERGTGVSPQARTDLTAYATDPGPNGLGAALERAHEQWESRRAETQHRLEAIDRAHGLLVAGDPEHERQGRELRAERRAAVGVIKEIGRGTAHGALVDLGLLPNYSLIDSMTELEANLTWTEQATDGSRKAQSKTIRHQRTAGLALRDFAPGNHFYAQGYKHKITGLDIGSPGRPTWLWWRICPDCGHIRTHRAEQAASACPRCQSPAIGDVGCLHKVLVPHRVTSRDERDDVRVRDDSDERERRNYTIVPAVDIDRDHIEQAWKHQHATFGWEFTRQARIRHLNVGALRVDGAPDTAFAGREVRLNPFWVCEACGFADPDGGPPAAHDTFDAAKAARYHRPWCPRRRGGPELQQGVKVLLAHELRTEALRILIPAVTAHTQERLVSFKALLLAGIALSYGGDPDHLAVVPDSMPDEGSGDSGLRRHFLVLYDTLPGGTGYLHRLAGPDGLRDVLRKAREVIEGCVCVAEGRPACHRCLLRHVSNGEYELVSREHALDMLSELFGRTSDAWATEPVATTRDITLVHQVESELEALFRRGLLEWADRKDEVSARTALTADGGQDIKLRFTAPDGTVRGWEMETQTSLGFTRPDVVFRSTDDDRKVAVYLDGYRYHASPGCNRLADDAAKRTRLRSELGWQVFQLTWDDVQVWTGDSKPQPDPVWQPYQNTAQKTAADIHRRLHAGDTRDLGRFVWANPVETLIGYLTDPDPELWRGRTQSALAGFAAVSATSRALADGPEIAARLAEALHGQRLSGGQGAVQIMATRDSSGCPLTIALDLRKGQKGAAWTALTVLDDSAETLNADETAHRRRWHAWLYWTNLLQFLNEGEGDGVQLTTGQLGGFDPVELAVTGGAGWLTSQRRANTPEPALAESGTGSPAPAVPAAQRDPAWDDVIEYLVDDPGLPELAALLADEGAPAPEAGFELGEAAWPAELAWPDRRIGVVLAHRPDSGDGVDQDAEDRDQAYAKAGWQVRTAPDWDPHELIALLTGPVSAEKEDEENDG from the coding sequence GTGCGCCCCACCCTCGCCGCCGACCAGGTACGGGCCAGCCTGAGCCAGTACCTCGCGACGACGTACGCGCTGGCGGACGAGGGGACCCGGGGCGCCCTGGAAGGATTCCTCGCCGACCCCGAGGACGGCATCTTCCGGGGCCCCTACCTGCGCGTCCGCACCCCCTTCCGGTCCGCCCGGGGCGAGGAGTGGAAGCGGCACCTCACCTGGTACCCGGAGAAGCCGTTCACGCCGCACCGCCATCAGGAGCTCGCCTGGGAGCGGCTGTCCACCCTGCACGGTCCCGCCCGGCCCACGCTGGTCACCACCGGCACCGGATCCGGCAAGACCGAGTCCTTCCTCATCCCGGTGCTCGACCACTGCCTCCGGCAGCGCCAGGCAGGGCAGGAGGGTGTCAAGGCGATCCTGCTCTACCCGATGAACGCCCTCGCCACCGACCAGGCGCACCGCATCAACGACCGGCTGGCCGACCCGAAGGACGCCCGGCTGCGCGAGGGCGGCGTCCAAGCCGCCCTCTACATCGGCGACAAGCCGTCGCAGGAGTTCAAGCAGGCCAACCCGAGGATCGCGGTCGACCGTGAGGAGATCCGGCGGACCCGCCCGGACATCCTCATCACCAACTACAAGATGCTGGACCTGTTGCTCCAGCGGCCCGAGGACCAGCGGCTGTGGCAGGACGGCGCGCTCGCCTACATCGTCCTCGACGAGTTCCACACCTACGACGGCGCGCAGGGCACGGACGTGGCGATGCTGCTCCGCCGGCTCGGGGCGGTCAGCGGCCTCGCCGAGCCCGGCCGTCCCCTGGGACCGGTCTGCCCGGTCGCCACCTCCGCCACCCTCGGCGAGAACGGTTCCGGCGGCCGTCCGCAGGGCCAGACCGGGCCCACCATGCTGGAGGTCGCCGAACAGGTCTTCGGCGTGCCCTTCCCTCCCGATTCCGTCATCGGTGAGGACCGGGCCACCACGCGGGAGTTCGCGGGCGAGAGCGACTTCTCCCTGCCGTTCCCCGATCCCTACGAGATCGCCGACCTGCCGGATCCGACGCGCGACCCCGGCGTGCTGGACGAGCTGATGGCCCGGTTCACCGGGGAGCGCGGCCTCACCCCCGAGGAACTCGGCGGACGGCTCCGCAGCCACCGCCTCACCGCTGCCGTCCTGGAGGTCCTCGACGGCAGCCCGCGCTCGATCAACGAGGTGATCGAGGCCCTGCCCCGGTACGCCTACCACTGGGGCATGGCCGTCAAGCACCGGCCGGACAAGGCCGCCACGGCCCTCGCCCGGTACATCGCCCTGCTGTCCCATGCCCGGGACCCCGACCCCGAGCGCCCGGGGCGCCCCCTGCTGTCGATCGAGATCCACCACTGGGTGCGCTCCGTCTCGCGGGTACTGCGGGGCATCACCCCGGCGCGCGCCGTGTTCCGGTGGGACGACGAGCGGGTCACCTCGCACGGCCGCCTCGCCCGCAAACCCTTGGCAGAGGCCCCGCGGAGCAGCCCCTACAACGGCGAGGAGACGGCCGTTCCGGCCGACGACAGCGCCCCGCCGCCGGCCGAGGTGTTCCTGCCCGCCGTGTTCTGCCGGGAGTGCGGCCGCTCCGGCTGGGCCGCGTACTCCCCGGAGATCGACCCCGCCGACCTCGACCTCAACGCGACCAAGATCCGGCGGGCCTCGGTGGGGCGCGACAAGCGCCGCGTGCGCAACATGATCGCCGCGACCGAGCAGGAGGTGCACGAGGCGGCCTTCTCCGGCGCCGAGCGCCCGCGCGGCGGGCCGGCCGTCATGGTGCTGGAGGGGACGGGTGGGCGTCTGCGACCGCTGTCCCCGGAGTCGGACTTCCTTCCGGCGGCGGAGGAGGAGGACGGCACACCGCGCCGGGCCAAGCCGCTGCACGGGGCCGCCTTCGTGCTCGCCGACCTTGCAGGGGACCGCGCCGCGGAAACGGACCAGTGCCCCGCCTGCCGGACCTTCAACTCCATCCGCTACCTCGGTACCGGGCTGGCCGCCCTCGCCTCGGCCGCCATCACCCAGCTGTTCACCGGCGGCGAGCTGGACAAGACGCTGAAGGAGAACAAGACCCTCCTCTTCAACGACTCCGTCCAGGACGCCGCGCACCGCGCCGGCTACGTCGCCAGCCGCTCCTACACTTTTTCCCTCCGTGCCCTGCTCGCCAGCCGGATCGACGAGGAAGAACCGATCACGGTCAGCGATCTGGCGGCGGACATCATCGCGGACGTGGTCGACAGCAAGGCCGTCCAGGCCGCGGTCATCCCGCCCGACCTCCACGTCTTCCCCGGCGTGGACACCCTCCTCGCCGGGCGCAGCCGCGGGTCCCGCGCGACGTGGGAACTGATCGCCCAGCGCCTCGCGTTCGCCGCCGTCATGGAGTTCGGCCTCAGGTCCCGGCAGGGCCGGACCCTGGAACTCACCCGCACGGTCGCGGGGAACGTACCGCTCGCCGACCCGGAGGCCGTCGCCGACCTGGTCGGCGACCTGCTGCGGACCACGCCCGATGAGATCGCCCTGCCCGACGGCTCCACACCAGGCCCGGACCGGTACCTCGGCTTCGTACGGGGCCTGCTGGAGCGGATGCGGACGCGGGGCGCCGTCCGGCACGCCTGGCTCGACCCCTGGCTCGACCAGGCCGGGGTACGCCGCTGGCCGATCTGGGGCGGCCGCACACCCGGCATGCCCGCCTTCCCGCCCGGGGTGTCCGCCCCCTCCTTCCTGCTGGGCAGCCCCAAACAGGGCAGCGAGGACTTCGACGTACTGACCGGGCGGCTCGGCTGGTACCAGGACTGGACCGTCCGCGCGCTCGGCCTGCGCCGCCCGGAGGCCGCCACCGACCTCCTGGTCCGGCTGCTCCCGGCCCTCGCCGACACCGGCGTCCTCTCGGCCCGCACCGCCCAGGACGGCACCACCCGGGTCTACGGGCTCCAGCCCGGCCACATCGAGGTCCGCAGGCTCGCGGACGACCTCGTGGCCGACGCCACCGCCCACTGCCCCCGCTGCTTCTGGGAGCAGACCGTCCATCCCGACCTGGCCGACCAGTGGCACGGTCAGCCCTGCCCGCGCTACCGCTGTGGCGGCCTCCTCAGCACCGGCCGGGACCTGGCGACGGGAATGCGGCAGCGCGACTTCACCGAGGACTTCTACCGCCGGATGTACCGGGAGGCGGGCGTCTTCACCATCAACACCGCCGAGCACACGGGCACCCTCAGCCGCGCCAAGCGCGAGGCGGTGGAGAAGGCGTTCCGGGACGGTACGGACGTCCACTACGCCAACCCGCAGGTGCTCTCCTGCACGCCGACCCTGGAACTGGGCATCGACATCGGCGACCTGTCCGCCGTGATCCTCGGGTCCCTGCCCAAGGGACCGGCCAACTACATCCAGCGGGTGGGCCGCGCCGGCCGCTCCACCGGCAACGCGTACCTGCTCACCATGGTCGACCGAGGCCCCCGCGACCGCTACTACCTCGAAGACCCCCGGATGATGATCGCCGGGGAGATCCAGCCCCCCGGCTGCTACCTGTCTGCCTCCGAGATCCTGCGCCGCCAGTACCTCGCCCATCTGCTCGACCTGGCGGGTGCAGGGCGACTGCAGGCTGCCGCCACCGGTGACCGGCCCGTGACCTCACTGCCGCGGCTGGCGGTCGAGCTGTTCCGGGATTCGTCCTGGCGGACCGAGTTCACGGAAGCCGCCCTCGCTCACGGAGCACGGCTCGTGGGCGACTTCCTGGCGCTCTTCCCTCCGCACGACGAAGAACGCGGCACCGGGGTGAGCCCGCAGGCCCGTACCGATCTGACGGCCTACGCCACCGACCCCGGGCCGAACGGACTGGGCGCCGCCCTCGAACGCGCCCACGAGCAGTGGGAATCCCGCAGGGCCGAGACCCAGCACCGACTGGAAGCCATCGACCGCGCGCACGGCCTGCTGGTCGCCGGCGATCCCGAGCACGAGCGGCAGGGACGGGAACTGCGCGCCGAACGTCGCGCCGCGGTGGGAGTGATCAAGGAAATCGGTCGCGGTACGGCGCACGGTGCACTGGTGGACCTCGGGCTGCTGCCCAACTACAGCCTCATCGACTCGATGACCGAGCTGGAGGCGAACCTCACCTGGACCGAGCAGGCCACCGACGGCAGCCGCAAGGCACAGAGCAAGACGATCCGCCACCAACGCACCGCCGGCCTCGCCCTCAGGGACTTCGCCCCCGGGAACCACTTCTACGCCCAGGGCTACAAGCACAAGATCACCGGGCTCGACATCGGCAGTCCGGGACGCCCGACGTGGCTGTGGTGGCGGATCTGCCCCGACTGCGGCCACATCCGCACCCACCGGGCCGAGCAGGCCGCCAGCGCCTGCCCGCGCTGCCAGTCCCCGGCCATCGGTGACGTCGGCTGCCTGCACAAGGTGCTGGTGCCCCACCGCGTCACCTCCAGGGACGAGCGCGACGACGTACGCGTGCGTGACGACTCCGACGAACGGGAACGCCGCAACTACACAATCGTCCCGGCCGTGGACATCGACCGGGACCACATCGAGCAGGCGTGGAAGCACCAGCACGCCACCTTCGGCTGGGAGTTCACCCGACAGGCGCGCATCCGCCACCTCAACGTGGGCGCCCTGCGTGTGGACGGTGCACCGGACACCGCCTTCGCCGGCCGTGAGGTCCGGCTGAACCCCTTCTGGGTCTGCGAGGCCTGCGGGTTCGCCGACCCGGACGGCGGTCCGCCCGCCGCACACGACACCTTCGACGCGGCCAAGGCCGCCAGATACCACCGTCCCTGGTGCCCCCGCAGACGGGGAGGGCCGGAACTCCAGCAGGGGGTGAAGGTGCTGCTCGCCCACGAGCTGCGCACCGAAGCCCTGCGCATCCTCATCCCCGCCGTCACCGCACACACCCAGGAACGGCTGGTCTCCTTCAAGGCACTGCTGCTGGCCGGCATCGCCCTAAGCTACGGCGGCGACCCCGACCACCTGGCCGTCGTACCCGATTCCATGCCCGACGAAGGCAGCGGGGACTCGGGCCTTCGTCGGCACTTCCTCGTCCTCTACGACACGCTGCCCGGCGGTACCGGATACCTGCACCGCCTGGCCGGGCCGGACGGGCTGCGGGACGTCCTGCGCAAGGCCCGGGAGGTCATCGAAGGCTGCGTGTGCGTGGCCGAGGGCAGGCCCGCCTGCCACCGGTGCCTGCTGCGCCACGTGAGCAACGGCGAATACGAGCTCGTCTCCCGCGAGCACGCTCTGGACATGCTCAGCGAACTGTTCGGCCGGACGAGCGACGCCTGGGCCACGGAACCCGTCGCCACCACCCGCGACATCACCCTGGTCCACCAGGTCGAGAGCGAACTGGAGGCACTCTTCCGCCGTGGCCTGCTGGAGTGGGCCGATCGCAAGGACGAAGTGAGCGCACGCACGGCCCTCACCGCGGACGGCGGCCAGGACATCAAGCTGCGCTTCACGGCACCCGACGGAACGGTGCGAGGCTGGGAGATGGAGACGCAGACGTCGCTCGGCTTCACCCGGCCCGATGTGGTGTTCCGCAGCACCGACGACGACCGGAAGGTGGCCGTCTACCTCGACGGCTACCGCTACCACGCGAGCCCCGGCTGTAACCGCCTCGCGGACGACGCGGCGAAGCGCACCCGACTGCGCTCCGAGCTGGGCTGGCAGGTGTTCCAGCTCACGTGGGACGACGTACAGGTGTGGACGGGCGACAGCAAGCCGCAGCCCGACCCGGTGTGGCAGCCCTACCAGAACACCGCGCAGAAGACCGCCGCGGACATCCACCGGCGGCTCCACGCTGGAGATACCCGAGACCTCGGGCGGTTCGTCTGGGCCAACCCCGTCGAGACCCTGATCGGATACCTGACCGATCCCGACCCCGAACTGTGGCGGGGGCGTACCCAAAGTGCCCTCGCCGGCTTCGCTGCCGTCTCGGCGACCAGCCGGGCCCTCGCCGACGGCCCGGAGATCGCCGCACGGCTCGCCGAGGCCCTGCACGGACAGCGCTTGTCCGGTGGGCAGGGTGCCGTTCAGATCATGGCCACCCGGGACTCCTCCGGCTGCCCGCTGACCATTGCGCTCGACCTGCGCAAGGGACAGAAGGGGGCGGCATGGACGGCGCTCACCGTGCTCGACGACAGCGCGGAGACCCTGAACGCCGATGAGACGGCCCACCGCCGCCGCTGGCACGCGTGGCTCTACTGGACCAACCTGCTCCAGTTCCTCAACGAGGGCGAGGGCGACGGCGTCCAGCTGACCACCGGACAGCTCGGCGGCTTCGACCCGGTGGAGCTCGCCGTCACCGGCGGAGCCGGCTGGCTGACCTCCCAGCGGCGGGCGAACACGCCGGAACCGGCGCTCGCCGAGTCCGGGACCGGGTCGCCCGCACCGGCCGTACCAGCCGCCCAACGGGATCCGGCCTGGGACGACGTCATCGAGTACCTGGTGGACGACCCGGGGCTGCCCGAACTCGCGGCTCTGCTGGCCGACGAGGGAGCACCAGCACCCGAAGCGGGCTTCGAACTCGGAGAGGCCGCCTGGCCGGCCGAACTGGCCTGGCCGGACCGGCGCATCGGCGTGGTCCTGGCGCACCGGCCGGACAGCGGCGACGGCGTGGACCAGGACGCCGAGGACCGCGACCAGGCCTACGCGAAGGCCGGCTGGCAGGTCCGTACCGCACCCGACTGGGACCCCCACGAACTGATCGCCCTGCTGACCGGCCCGGTGAGCGCGGAGAAGGAAGACGAGGAGAACGACGGATGA
- a CDS encoding UvrD-helicase domain-containing protein, whose product MTVTGAPTAGATLRLLDKADKEIVKLDRAIVGAVYKFQHDFRRNPEAGGFDLKPLKGDGRLWSARVNREYRALLLRLGGNDWLLVSVKHRGHVHQNLDRLAYGINQITGAIEYVDLQVVEESVLRRELTAAADAPEPAAVSPGPVEPLLFAQYDARQLADLGVAEPLIPVVFRLTTDEELLGLVEYAPRHTGEVLLRLCDGVPYEQVKAEVTAPVAVDPEEQFDDEDWQAAVDRSQAVVITDDESLQSILEEGDFGRWKIFLHPTQDKLVHRTYSGPARVGGGPGTGKTIVALHRVRHLVEQLPPGHTKPVLLTTFNKNLAADLRSRLLSLGGPEILARVDIQHVDQLATRVVGEADPGNSKRRINDAQALREWRDLLVEAGEKRWAADFLSDEWNQVILGQAVVSRSDYFRARRAGRGRSVSRAERAEIWQLAERFTQRLDTKGLETHRQVAERAAQLEMGRKSKIDRREAEREERGGLHNVHVEAGSGAWLRYRYRHIVVDEAQDLSAAHWKMLRAMVPSTSNDIFLVGDTHQRIYDNQVTLGSLGVNIRGRSSRLTLSYRTTREILRSALGVLEGVDYDDLDGEADNLAGYRSVLHGPQPVLRGARSWDEELDLLVDQLGAWHDVPREAMAICVPTNDMVTQVAYRLKQRGIESTEITQDGPRHEEGVHIGTMYRFKGLEYRRMIIAGVAEGLVPRSSVDAWERTDPVRYRRELQRARSLLFVAATRARDALTITWHGEPSRFLAPLTAG is encoded by the coding sequence ATGACCGTCACCGGCGCCCCCACGGCAGGCGCGACCCTGCGCCTGTTGGACAAGGCGGACAAGGAAATCGTCAAGCTGGACCGGGCGATCGTCGGAGCGGTCTACAAGTTCCAGCACGACTTCCGGCGCAACCCCGAGGCCGGCGGCTTCGACCTGAAGCCCCTCAAGGGCGACGGCCGCCTCTGGTCCGCGCGGGTCAACCGCGAGTACAGGGCCCTGCTGCTCCGCCTCGGCGGCAACGACTGGCTCCTCGTCTCCGTCAAGCACCGCGGACACGTCCATCAGAACCTGGACCGGCTCGCGTACGGCATCAACCAGATCACCGGCGCCATCGAGTACGTGGACCTCCAGGTCGTGGAGGAGAGCGTGCTGCGCCGGGAGCTCACGGCCGCCGCCGACGCACCGGAACCCGCCGCCGTCTCCCCAGGGCCCGTCGAGCCGCTCCTCTTCGCCCAGTACGACGCGCGGCAGCTGGCGGATCTCGGTGTCGCGGAGCCGCTCATCCCGGTCGTGTTCAGGCTCACCACCGACGAGGAACTCCTCGGGCTCGTCGAGTACGCTCCCCGGCACACGGGCGAGGTGTTGCTGCGGCTGTGCGACGGCGTCCCGTACGAGCAGGTCAAGGCAGAGGTCACCGCACCCGTCGCGGTGGATCCCGAGGAGCAGTTCGACGACGAGGACTGGCAGGCCGCCGTCGACCGCTCCCAGGCGGTCGTCATCACCGATGACGAATCCCTGCAGAGCATCCTCGAAGAAGGGGACTTCGGCCGCTGGAAGATCTTCCTGCACCCCACCCAGGACAAGCTCGTGCACCGCACCTACTCGGGGCCGGCCCGGGTGGGCGGGGGCCCCGGCACCGGCAAGACCATCGTCGCGCTGCACCGGGTACGGCACCTGGTGGAGCAGCTCCCGCCCGGCCATACCAAGCCGGTACTGCTCACCACGTTCAACAAGAACCTGGCCGCGGACCTGCGCTCACGGCTGCTTTCGCTGGGCGGCCCGGAGATCCTGGCCCGGGTGGACATCCAGCACGTGGACCAACTGGCCACGCGTGTCGTCGGCGAGGCCGATCCCGGGAACTCCAAGCGCAGGATCAACGATGCCCAGGCCCTGCGGGAGTGGCGGGACCTGCTGGTGGAGGCGGGAGAGAAGCGGTGGGCCGCGGATTTCCTCAGCGACGAGTGGAACCAGGTGATCCTGGGACAGGCCGTGGTCTCCCGCAGCGACTACTTCCGGGCCAGGCGTGCCGGGCGGGGGCGCAGCGTGTCCCGGGCGGAACGTGCCGAGATCTGGCAGCTCGCCGAGCGCTTCACCCAGCGCTTGGACACCAAGGGTCTGGAGACCCATCGCCAGGTCGCGGAGCGTGCCGCGCAGCTGGAAATGGGCCGCAAATCCAAGATCGACAGGCGTGAGGCGGAGCGGGAGGAGCGCGGCGGGCTGCACAACGTCCACGTCGAGGCCGGTTCCGGCGCTTGGCTGCGCTACCGCTACCGGCACATCGTGGTGGACGAGGCCCAGGACCTCAGCGCCGCCCACTGGAAAATGCTGCGCGCCATGGTGCCGAGCACGTCCAATGACATTTTCCTGGTCGGGGATACTCACCAGAGGATCTACGACAACCAGGTCACCCTCGGCAGCCTCGGAGTCAACATCCGGGGCCGGTCCTCCCGGCTCACCCTCAGCTACCGCACGACCCGGGAAATCCTGCGTTCCGCGCTGGGCGTCCTGGAGGGCGTCGACTACGACGACCTGGACGGAGAAGCCGACAACCTGGCCGGATATCGATCCGTCCTCCACGGTCCGCAGCCCGTCCTGCGGGGAGCCCGAAGCTGGGACGAGGAGCTCGACCTGCTGGTGGATCAGCTGGGGGCCTGGCACGACGTGCCCCGTGAGGCCATGGCCATCTGCGTGCCGACGAACGACATGGTCACCCAGGTCGCCTATCGGCTGAAGCAGCGCGGCATCGAGTCCACGGAGATCACGCAGGACGGACCGCGCCACGAGGAGGGCGTCCACATCGGCACCATGTACCGGTTCAAGGGACTGGAGTACCGCCGCATGATCATCGCCGGTGTCGCGGAAGGACTCGTACCGCGTTCCTCGGTGGACGCCTGGGAGCGCACCGACCCCGTGCGGTACCGGCGAGAGCTCCAGCGGGCCCGGTCGCTCCTCTTCGTCGCGGCCACTCGTGCCCGGGACGCCCTCACCATCACCTGGCACGGGGAACCGAGCAGGTTCCTCGCGCCGCTGACAGCCGGATAA